From the Balearica regulorum gibbericeps isolate bBalReg1 chromosome 4, bBalReg1.pri, whole genome shotgun sequence genome, one window contains:
- the LOC104640656 gene encoding complement C1q tumor necrosis factor-related protein 7 isoform X5 — protein MFVLLYITSFAIYTSEQPLQSQFKGENYYTRYICSIPGLPGPAGPPGASGSPGPHGRIGLPGRDGRDGRKGEKGEKGSAGLRGKTGPLGPAGEKGDQGQSGKKGPGGLTGAKGEVGPAGPPGPKGDKGDRGEPGAPGVCKCGKIVLKSAFSVGITTSYPEERLPIVFNKVLFNEGEHYNPSTGKFICAIPGIYYFSYDITLANKHLAIGLVHNGKYRIKTFDANTGNHDVASGSTVIYLQPEDEVWLEIFYTDQNGLFSDPTWADSLFSGFLLYVDTDYLDALSDEDEL, from the exons ATGTTTGTGTTGCTTTACATTACAAGTTTTGCCATCTACACAAGCGAACAACCTCTTCAAAGCCAgttcaaaggagaaaattacTACACCAGATACATCTGCAGCATCCCTGGTTTGCCAGGCCCTGCGGGTCCCCCCGGAGCCAGCGGATCCCCGGGGCCACACGGACGCATTGGTCTTCCAGGAAGAGATGGTAGAGAtggcaggaagggagaaaaaggtgaaaaagggAGCGCAG gtTTAAGAGGAAAGACTGGGCCATTAGGAccagcaggagagaaaggagaccAAGGTCAGTCTGGTAAAAAAGGACCTGGAGGATTGACTGGTGCCAAAGGTGAAGTAGGTCCAGCTGGACCACCTGGACCTAAGGGAGATAAAGGAGACCGAGGAGAGCCAGGTGCACCAGGGGTCTGTAAGTGTGGAAAGATAGTGCTGAAATCTGCCTTTTCTGTTGGCATCACCACCAGCTACCCAGAGGAAAGATTACCAATTGTATTCAATAAAGTCCTCTTCAATGAGGGGGAGCATTACAACCCTTCCACAGGGAAGTTTATTTGTGCCATCCCagggatttattatttttcttatgataTCACCTTAGCAAATAAGCATCTTGCGATTGGGCTGGTTCACAATGGGAAGTACCGGATAAAGACATTCGATGCCAACACAGGCAACCACGACGTAGCTTCCGGATCCACAGTGATCTACCTTCAGCCAGAAGACGAAGTATGGCTTGAGATCTTCTACACTGACCAAAACGGGCTCTTTTCCGATCCAACATGGGCAGACAGTTTGTTTTCTGGATTTCTCTTATACGTTGACACAGATTACCTTGATGCTTTATCAGATGAAGATGAGCTCTGA